Proteins encoded in a region of the Pseudomonas viciae genome:
- the hisC gene encoding histidinol-phosphate transaminase produces MSGNFLALAQPGVQQLSPYVPGKPVDELARELDLDPASIVKLASNENPLGASPKALAAIRDELAELTRYPDGNGFSLKSLLAERCGVELNQVTLGNGSNDILELVARAYLAPGLNAVFSEHAFAVYPIATQAVGADAHVVPAKNWGHDLPAMLAAIDANTRVVFIANPNNPTGTWFDAQALDDFLQDVPEHVLVVLDEAYIEYAEGSDLPDGLDFLAAYPNLLVSRTFSKAYGLASLRVGYGLSTAVVADVLNRVRQPFNVNSFALAAACAALQDDAYLAESRRLNEAGMQQLEAGFRELGLSWIPSKGNFICVDLGRVAAPVFQGLLREGVIVRPVANYGMPNHLRITIGLPAENSRFLEALSKVLARG; encoded by the coding sequence ATGAGTGGCAACTTCCTCGCCCTGGCACAGCCAGGCGTGCAACAACTCTCGCCTTACGTTCCGGGCAAGCCTGTGGATGAGCTGGCTCGTGAGCTGGATCTGGACCCGGCCAGCATCGTCAAATTGGCCAGCAACGAAAACCCGCTGGGCGCGAGCCCCAAGGCGCTGGCGGCGATCCGCGATGAGCTGGCTGAGCTGACCCGTTACCCTGATGGCAACGGTTTCTCGCTCAAGAGTCTGCTGGCCGAGCGCTGTGGCGTGGAGCTGAACCAGGTGACCCTGGGCAACGGTTCCAATGACATCCTCGAGCTGGTGGCGCGGGCCTATCTGGCACCGGGCCTCAATGCGGTGTTCAGCGAGCACGCGTTTGCGGTCTACCCGATCGCGACCCAGGCCGTCGGTGCCGACGCCCATGTGGTTCCGGCCAAGAATTGGGGGCACGATCTGCCGGCCATGCTGGCTGCCATCGACGCCAACACCCGTGTGGTCTTCATTGCCAACCCGAACAATCCGACTGGCACTTGGTTCGACGCCCAAGCGTTGGACGATTTCCTGCAGGATGTGCCCGAGCACGTGCTGGTGGTGCTGGATGAGGCCTACATCGAATACGCCGAAGGCAGCGACTTGCCCGATGGCTTGGACTTCCTCGCGGCCTACCCGAACCTGCTGGTCTCGCGCACCTTCTCCAAGGCCTATGGCCTGGCCTCGCTGCGAGTCGGCTACGGCCTGTCCACCGCTGTGGTGGCCGATGTGCTGAATCGCGTGCGCCAGCCGTTCAACGTCAATAGCTTCGCCTTGGCCGCTGCCTGCGCCGCCTTGCAGGATGACGCCTATCTGGCCGAAAGCCGTCGTTTGAACGAGGCTGGCATGCAGCAACTGGAAGCCGGGTTCCGTGAGCTGGGCCTGAGCTGGATTCCATCCAAAGGCAATTTCATCTGCGTCGACCTCGGGCGTGTCGCGGCGCCGGTGTTCCAGGGCTTGTTGCGCGAAGGCGTGATCGTGCGTCCGGTGGCCAATTACGGCATGCCGAACCACCTGCGCATCACCATTGGCCTACCAGCGGAAAACAGCCGTTTCCTTGAGGCGTTGAGCAAGGTTCTGGCTCGTGGTTGA